The genomic window GCAAGACTACGACTCCAGCACGGGTGAATTAGAGATTTGCTCTGGTAAGCGCAAGTCATACAGAACTGTTTATTTGCCCGCAGCCGCAGTTAAGTTGGTAGAAGCGTGGCTTGAAATCCGAGGACGCAAGAGAGGGGCGTTGATCTGCCCCGTGCGTAAGGGAGGGCAAGTAGAACTGCGACATATGTCGGGGGATGCCGTGTTGAAGATCGTCAAAAAGCTCTCTGTGCGGGCAGGAGTGGAAGAATTTTCTCCCCACGACTTCCGCCGAACTTTCTGTTCGGACTTGCTGGATGGGGGGATTGACGTGTTTACCGTGCAAAAGCTAGCAGGTCACTCCTCACCCCTGACGACATCAAAGTACGACCGGCGGGGAGACCGAACCAAGCGCCAGGCAGTCGAACGGTTGTTTTTTCCTCAGCCATCAGGTTATGGCTGATACTTGTTTGCCGCTGTTGAGGTCTGCCTAAAAGCTAGCCGGTCTAGCTCTATCTTTTCGGCAAAGTTTTATCAATGCCATTGCACCGGAGCGAGCCAGTAATCGTGGGGAATCACCTCAAAGCGCGGAAACAACAAAAAAGCACCCAGCAAATAATCGATAACGTTTTCATCCAGTTTAATCCCAGTAAAAGCTTTCATCCGCTCGAGTGCTATCAAAAATGCAGATTTTTGCTTTGAACTAATGGCAAGATACTCTTGTTTTTCCTTCGCAGAAAAGGCAACGTTGGCTCTATCCCAATTCCAAAGCAAACAACATTGCCGTAAAGATAAGCTGGTACTAGCAAGTAGCAGCGCAGCGCGATAGTAAAGCCCAGTTCGCCGGAGCATATACGGATGAACAGGAAAAGGAAGCTGGGCAATTTCCCCAGCTTGTTGAATGTGATGGTGCAGCGAGCGCGCACTCAAGCGTTTTCGCCGCTCCGAGACAAATAGCCACTCACTTGTGCATTGTTCTTGAAGCTGTTGCAGGAGATTAACTTCAACCGCGCACAACGGTTGGAGGTTGACGACGACTTGGGTTTGGTAGCGCGTGGGTTGAGTGCGATTGCGAGCCACCTTAAGGATATTTTCGGCAAAGTTTAAGTCGCGCCAGAGGAGCCAGCACAATTCGACGGGTTGTAAGGCTTGGCAGAACAACAACAGCACCAGAGCTTGATTTCTAATCGGGTTGCGCGTTTGCCCAGTTGCCGCAATCAGCGCATCGACTTCTTCGAGATAGAGAAACTCGCGCTCGCGACGTTCGATGAAAGGAGTTTTCTTCGGTGGAGAAGGCACGCGGATAACTTTGCCGAAAAGGTTTACCGTAATCATGATACTGCAATAAAATGCGATCGCTCTAGAAGCTTAATCAGCAAGGAAGTAGCGTCAGGAAGTGGCATACCCACTTTTAAATGTTTTCGGCAAAGTTGTAGAAAGGCGATCGCAGCGTTCTGATCACCCAAGGAAGCGATCGCTTGAAGGATTAAACCGCTGCACAAATGCCTTGAGCGCTGCTGCATCCTTACCGCGATTATGCCCGCGCTGATTGTCTACACCAATCTGCGCATGGTGTTCGTCAATTAAATTCTGGTGTTCGCGAACAAACTCCTTCGCTGCCTTACGATTAATGCCGAAAGTCTCTTCCAGTAAACCGACAGTAATCGCCCAAGTATCCTGAGGATGTTGTTGGTTCCATTCACAAATGGCAGCAAATATGCGTTTGGCTCGGTCTTTAGCTCCACCACTCCTAGCTGGTTTGGGCGTCGCTATGTCT from Gloeocapsopsis sp. IPPAS B-1203 includes these protein-coding regions:
- a CDS encoding tyrosine-type recombinase/integrase, translated to MITVNLFGKVIRVPSPPKKTPFIERREREFLYLEEVDALIAATGQTRNPIRNQALVLLLFCQALQPVELCWLLWRDLNFAENILKVARNRTQPTRYQTQVVVNLQPLCAVEVNLLQQLQEQCTSEWLFVSERRKRLSARSLHHHIQQAGEIAQLPFPVHPYMLRRTGLYYRAALLLASTSLSLRQCCLLWNWDRANVAFSAKEKQEYLAISSKQKSAFLIALERMKAFTGIKLDENVIDYLLGAFLLFPRFEVIPHDYWLAPVQWH